Proteins from one Candidatus Dadabacteria bacterium genomic window:
- a CDS encoding uL14 family ribosomal protein, whose translation MIQSSTYLDSADNTGAKRLFCIKVLGGSGRKYARLGDVVVVSVKQAIPKSKVEKGSVYKAVIVRVRKEQRRPDG comes from the coding sequence ATGATTCAGTCAAGCACATATCTGGACTCGGCGGATAACACAGGGGCCAAAAGGCTTTTCTGCATAAAAGTCCTGGGAGGTTCCGGAAGAAAGTACGCGCGGCTTGGAGATGTTGTTGTGGTTTCGGTCAAGCAGGCCATTCCGAAGTCCAAAGTGGAGAAAGGTTCTGTTTACAAAGCCGTGATAGTCAGGGTGAGGAAGGAACAGAGAAGACCGGATGGT
- the rpsQ gene encoding 30S ribosomal protein S17, translating to MERGKLKTRTGIVVGNKMDKTAVVEVQRIKSHGRYKKQIRTSKRFKVHDERNECNIGDKVTIIESRPHSKTKRWRLGKVVSQAAGA from the coding sequence ATGGAAAGAGGAAAGTTAAAGACCAGAACGGGAATTGTGGTAGGTAACAAGATGGACAAGACCGCGGTCGTGGAAGTACAGCGGATCAAAAGTCACGGTCGGTATAAAAAGCAGATAAGAACCAGCAAGAGATTTAAGGTCCATGATGAGCGCAACGAGTGCAACATAGGAGATAAGGTCACAATAATAGAGTCAAGGCCCCACAGCAAAACCAAGAGGTGGAGGCTGGGCAAAGTGGTCAGTCAGGCCGCAGGTGCGTAG